One Flavobacterium sp. 90 DNA segment encodes these proteins:
- a CDS encoding DUF3127 domain-containing protein: MEVTGKVKVVNPEQQVSAAFKKRELVVTTDEQYPQHILIEFTQDKCDLLSSYKQGEAVKVSINLRGREWVNPQGETRYFNSIQGWRIERLAPEGPAQTAPMPAAEAFAPATNLNEDEPDDLPF, from the coding sequence ATGGAAGTTACAGGAAAAGTAAAAGTGGTTAACCCAGAGCAACAAGTTAGTGCTGCATTCAAAAAAAGAGAGTTGGTTGTTACCACAGATGAGCAGTATCCACAGCATATTTTGATCGAATTTACACAAGATAAATGCGATTTATTAAGTAGCTACAAACAAGGAGAGGCAGTAAAAGTTTCTATCAATTTAAGAGGAAGAGAATGGGTTAATCCACAAGGAGAAACCAGATATTTCAATAGTATTCAAGGTTGGAGAATCGAAAGATTAGCACCAGAAGGTCCTGCACAAACAGCTCCAATGCCTGCTGCAGAAGCTTTTGCTCCGGCAACTAATTTAAACGAAGACGAACCAGACGATTTACCTTTCTAA
- a CDS encoding MOSC N-terminal beta barrel domain-containing protein produces the protein MSAIHVVKEIYIYPIKSLAGISCKNAFAEEMGFENDRRWMLIDADNQMITQREHRIMSQFYPQISDGKISITFQDQKHEFSIDEHLDNSIKVNVWDDQSEVIEVNSATSKWFSEHLGFECKLVKIIKNGDRKHESSRLKETFNVSLADGYPYLMIGSESLDFLNEKLTDKITILRFRPNIVISSQNPHEEDDFDTFKIGEVQFKNIKPCGRCIMVNNDPENGKLKKEPLKTLSKYRNVNNSVLFGTNIVSLNSGIISVGDELVF, from the coding sequence ATGAGTGCAATTCATGTTGTAAAAGAAATCTACATCTATCCGATAAAAAGTTTGGCCGGAATTAGTTGTAAAAATGCTTTCGCAGAAGAAATGGGTTTCGAAAATGATCGCAGATGGATGTTAATTGATGCAGATAATCAAATGATAACGCAGCGAGAACATCGCATTATGAGTCAGTTTTATCCACAAATTTCGGATGGAAAAATCAGCATTACTTTTCAGGATCAAAAACATGAGTTCTCGATTGATGAACATTTAGATAATTCGATAAAAGTTAACGTTTGGGATGATCAAAGCGAAGTAATAGAAGTGAATTCGGCAACTTCTAAATGGTTCAGCGAACATTTAGGTTTTGAATGTAAATTGGTAAAAATAATCAAAAACGGAGATCGTAAACATGAAAGTTCAAGACTAAAAGAAACTTTCAATGTAAGTCTTGCCGATGGTTATCCGTATTTAATGATTGGAAGCGAAAGTTTAGATTTTCTAAATGAAAAACTAACAGATAAAATCACCATTTTAAGATTCCGTCCCAATATTGTCATAAGCAGTCAAAATCCACATGAAGAAGATGATTTTGATACTTTTAAGATTGGAGAAGTTCAATTTAAAAATATAAAACCCTGCGGAAGATGTATCATGGTAAATAATGATCCTGAAAATGGGAAATTAAAAAAAGAACCTCTAAAAACTTTAAGCAAATATAGAAATGTAAATAATTCTGTTTTATTCGGAACAAATATTGTGAGTTTAAATTCTGGAATTATTAGCGTTGGAGATGAGCTTGTTTTCTAG
- a CDS encoding hydroxymethylpyrimidine/phosphomethylpyrimidine kinase: MSENRPFVLSIAGFDPTGGAGVLADIKTFEQHKVTGFAITTANTIQTENEFYDIEWTNVNFVIRSIETLFQNYKISTVKIGIVPSLHYLNRILSTIKLLAPTTQIVWDPVLKSTTKFEFISIEDRLDLNKVLSKIDLITPNYNEIEILFPGFVSDELWLKDEISTNILLKGGHNPDEIGTDRLFLKNEIIDLLPSEKKCFEKHGSGCVLSSALAANLALNQTPKEACKNAKTYIEKYLSSTKHLIGYHYVQ, encoded by the coding sequence ATGTCAGAAAATCGCCCTTTCGTTCTCAGTATAGCGGGTTTTGATCCAACTGGTGGTGCTGGTGTTTTGGCAGATATCAAAACATTTGAACAACATAAGGTAACTGGTTTTGCAATTACAACTGCTAACACAATTCAGACTGAAAATGAGTTTTATGACATTGAATGGACAAATGTGAATTTTGTAATTCGTTCTATTGAAACGTTATTTCAAAATTATAAAATCAGTACGGTAAAAATTGGAATCGTACCTTCTTTACATTATTTAAACCGAATTCTTTCGACCATAAAACTACTAGCTCCAACTACTCAAATTGTTTGGGATCCGGTTTTAAAATCAACAACAAAATTTGAATTCATCAGTATTGAAGACCGATTAGATTTGAATAAAGTTCTATCGAAAATCGATTTGATTACGCCAAATTATAATGAAATTGAAATTTTATTTCCCGGTTTTGTTTCAGATGAACTTTGGCTTAAAGATGAAATATCAACTAACATTTTGCTAAAAGGAGGACATAATCCGGATGAAATTGGCACTGATCGTCTATTCCTTAAAAATGAAATTATTGATTTATTGCCCTCAGAAAAAAAATGCTTTGAAAAACATGGCTCCGGTTGTGTTTTATCATCAGCACTCGCCGCAAATCTCGCATTGAATCAAACTCCAAAGGAGGCTTGTAAAAATGCTAAAACCTACATAGAAAAATACCTGAGTTCAACTAAACATTTAATCGGATATCATTATGTACAATAA
- a CDS encoding thiamine phosphate synthase: MIVITNPSAIANEINIIDALFEEGLSLLHIRKPDFSEIEMVEFIKQIKLEYRSNLVLHSHHDLAEDFGINRIHFSEKERKKSHDFPARFPKPCRYKSTSTHSIEDFNSLENDFDYAFLSPVFKSISKEDYHPKENLFESLKSRTNYNTKVIALGGIDSENIKKTLENGFDDVALLGAIWNNENPIKQFKLCQKIALSFSV, encoded by the coding sequence ATGATTGTAATTACAAATCCTTCTGCTATTGCAAATGAAATCAACATCATAGATGCTTTGTTTGAAGAAGGATTGTCTTTGCTTCATATCAGGAAACCTGATTTTTCTGAGATTGAAATGGTGGAATTTATCAAGCAGATAAAATTAGAATATAGGTCAAATTTGGTTTTACACAGTCATCATGATTTAGCAGAAGATTTTGGTATTAACCGAATTCATTTTTCAGAAAAAGAAAGAAAAAAATCTCATGACTTTCCTGCAAGGTTTCCAAAACCTTGTAGGTATAAATCAACATCAACACATTCCATCGAAGATTTTAATTCTTTAGAAAATGATTTTGATTATGCCTTTTTAAGTCCTGTTTTTAAAAGTATTTCTAAAGAAGATTATCATCCGAAAGAAAACCTTTTTGAATCATTAAAATCAAGAACAAATTACAATACAAAAGTCATCGCTTTGGGCGGAATTGATTCTGAAAACATCAAAAAAACACTTGAAAACGGATTTGATGATGTAGCGCTTTTAGGAGCTATCTGGAACAATGAAAACCCAATAAAACAATTCAAATTATGTCAGAAAATCGCCCTTTCGTTCTCAGTATAG
- a CDS encoding thiazole synthase, whose amino-acid sequence MQTSLFNIRDKTFKSRLFLGTGKFGSNLEMEEAILASESELVTVALKRIDLETETDVILSHLKHPNINLLPNTSGARNAKEAVFAAQLAREALETNWIKLEIHPDPKYLMPDPIETLKATEELAKLGFFVLPYIHADPVLCKHLESAGTTAVMPLGSPIGSNKGLKTIDFLEIIIEQSTVPVIVDAGIGAPSDAAKAMEIGADAVLVNTAIAVAGNPKLMAEAFKEAVIAGRKAFEAKIANQHNFAVASSPLTSFLYD is encoded by the coding sequence ATGCAAACGTCATTGTTTAACATTAGAGATAAAACCTTTAAATCCCGTTTGTTTTTAGGAACGGGAAAATTTGGTTCAAACCTTGAAATGGAAGAAGCTATTCTGGCTTCTGAAAGTGAATTGGTAACCGTTGCCTTAAAACGTATCGATCTCGAAACAGAAACGGATGTTATTTTATCGCATTTAAAACATCCAAACATCAATTTATTACCTAATACTTCGGGAGCCCGAAATGCAAAAGAAGCTGTTTTTGCGGCTCAATTAGCACGTGAAGCTTTAGAAACAAATTGGATAAAATTAGAGATTCATCCGGATCCAAAATACTTAATGCCAGATCCCATCGAAACTTTAAAAGCAACCGAAGAACTAGCTAAACTTGGTTTTTTTGTTCTGCCTTATATTCACGCAGATCCAGTCTTGTGTAAACATTTAGAAAGCGCAGGAACAACAGCGGTTATGCCGCTAGGTTCTCCAATTGGCAGTAATAAAGGCTTAAAAACTATCGATTTCTTAGAGATTATCATCGAACAAAGTACTGTTCCTGTAATTGTAGATGCAGGAATTGGCGCTCCATCAGACGCTGCAAAAGCTATGGAAATTGGCGCTGATGCTGTTTTAGTAAATACCGCAATTGCTGTTGCCGGAAATCCGAAACTAATGGCTGAGGCTTTTAAAGAAGCTGTTATTGCTGGCAGGAAGGCTTTTGAAGCTAAAATTGCGAATCAGCACAATTTTGCTGTAGCTTCTAGTCCTTTGACATCTTTTTTATATGACTAA
- the thiH gene encoding 2-iminoacetate synthase ThiH: MKTFKSVFEQYNWDSIQSKIYQTSSKDVERSLFKTKRNLDDFLVLISPVAQNYLEQMAQQCHEITKKRFGKTIQMYAPLYLSNECQNICTYCGFSLDNKIKRKTLSDAEIKLEVEALKNTGFDHVLLVTGEANYTVNINYFLNAIALIRKQFSIISVEVQPLSTEDYERLHEAGVYSVLVYQETYHQEVYKKYHTKGKKSNFDYRLETPDRIGTAGIHKIGLGVLLGLEDWRTDSFFNALHLDYLQKKYWQTKYSVSFPRLRPAEGIIEPNFIMDDKDLTQLICAYRLWNEDLEISISTRENEKFRNNIIPIGVTSMSAGSKTNPGGYVVDPQSLEQFEISDERSAQEIAEIIKNSGYEPVWKDWDKIYSHKVESLKV; encoded by the coding sequence ATGAAAACATTTAAATCCGTTTTTGAACAATATAACTGGGATTCCATTCAATCTAAAATATACCAAACCTCATCAAAAGATGTCGAGCGTTCTTTGTTTAAAACCAAACGAAATCTTGATGACTTTTTGGTTTTGATTTCTCCCGTTGCACAAAATTATTTAGAGCAAATGGCGCAACAATGTCATGAAATCACCAAAAAACGTTTTGGCAAAACAATTCAAATGTATGCTCCGCTTTATTTAAGTAACGAATGTCAGAACATTTGCACTTATTGTGGTTTTAGTTTAGACAATAAAATCAAGCGAAAAACACTTTCTGATGCCGAAATTAAACTCGAAGTCGAAGCTTTGAAAAATACTGGTTTTGATCATGTTTTATTAGTAACCGGTGAAGCAAATTATACCGTAAACATCAATTATTTCCTGAACGCGATTGCCTTAATTAGAAAGCAGTTTTCTATTATTTCTGTTGAAGTTCAACCTCTTTCTACCGAAGATTACGAACGTTTACACGAAGCCGGAGTTTATTCGGTTTTGGTATATCAGGAAACATATCATCAGGAAGTCTACAAAAAGTATCATACAAAAGGCAAAAAATCAAATTTCGATTATCGATTAGAAACTCCTGATAGAATAGGAACTGCCGGAATTCATAAAATTGGTTTGGGTGTTTTGCTAGGTTTGGAAGATTGGAGAACAGATAGTTTTTTTAATGCTTTACACCTCGATTATCTCCAAAAGAAATATTGGCAGACAAAATATTCGGTTTCATTTCCGAGATTACGTCCTGCGGAAGGTATTATCGAACCTAATTTCATTATGGATGATAAAGATCTAACACAACTTATTTGTGCGTATCGTTTATGGAATGAAGATCTTGAAATCTCGATTTCGACTCGTGAAAATGAAAAATTCAGAAATAATATTATTCCAATTGGTGTTACAAGTATGAGCGCAGGATCAAAAACAAATCCCGGTGGTTATGTAGTTGATCCGCAATCTTTGGAACAATTTGAAATTAGCGACGAACGTTCTGCACAAGAAATTGCCGAAATTATAAAAAACTCCGGTTACGAACCCGTTTGGAAAGATTGGGATAAAATATACAGTCATAAAGTGGAAAGTCTTAAAGTCTAA
- a CDS encoding thiamine phosphate synthase, with protein sequence MYNKLQYISQGKTIEEQLYNIHHALDAGCDWIQMRFKDQTTKDTFALAEAVKFLCEEYLANFIVNDNLYLAQQIAADGVHLGLTDMNIAEARAILGNTKIIGGTANTFEDIENHVKNGCDYIGLGPFRFTATKEKLSPILGLSGYFEILQKLKKNKISIPVYAIGGIDLKDISPLIETGIHGIAVSGMITESDEKKKLIQQLNEKLYANVIV encoded by the coding sequence ATGTACAATAAATTGCAATATATCTCACAAGGAAAAACAATCGAAGAACAATTATATAATATTCATCACGCTCTCGATGCCGGATGTGATTGGATACAAATGCGTTTCAAAGATCAAACTACCAAAGATACTTTTGCTTTAGCGGAAGCGGTAAAATTTTTATGCGAAGAATATCTCGCCAATTTTATCGTAAACGACAATCTCTATCTCGCGCAGCAAATTGCTGCAGACGGAGTTCATTTAGGTTTAACCGATATGAATATTGCCGAAGCAAGGGCAATTTTAGGAAATACAAAAATCATTGGAGGAACAGCAAATACTTTTGAAGATATTGAAAACCACGTAAAAAATGGCTGTGATTATATTGGTTTAGGTCCTTTTAGATTTACTGCCACAAAAGAGAAATTAAGTCCAATTTTAGGCTTATCCGGTTATTTTGAAATTCTTCAAAAACTGAAAAAAAACAAAATTTCGATTCCGGTTTATGCCATTGGCGGAATAGATTTAAAAGACATTAGCCCGTTAATAGAAACCGGAATTCACGGAATTGCCGTTTCCGGAATGATCACAGAAAGTGACGAAAAGAAAAAATTAATTCAACAATTAAACGAAAAGTTATATGCAAACGTCATTGTTTAA
- a CDS encoding flavin reductase family protein gives MISIDPKEVTTAKLHGYLQSAVGPRPIAFASTISTKGIPNLSPFSFFNVFSANPPILVFSPARRVRDNTVKHTLINAEATGEVVINVVNYDLVQQTSLASTEYAEGVNEFIKAGLTQIPSDLVKPYRVKESPVQFECKITQIIPLGTEGGAGNLILCEVVKMHINEAILDENGAIDQHKIDLVSRLGSNWYSRSNQGLFEVPKPLTTLGVGVDVIPNYIKESKVFDGNDLGKLGNIEALPTTEEVSIFVKENFSVKGVLSSDDQEKVHLEAKKYLNKDDISSAWKVLLAKK, from the coding sequence ATGATTAGCATCGATCCAAAAGAAGTTACAACGGCAAAATTGCATGGGTATTTACAAAGCGCTGTCGGTCCAAGACCAATTGCATTTGCAAGTACAATTAGTACAAAAGGAATCCCGAATTTGTCGCCTTTTAGTTTCTTTAATGTGTTCAGTGCTAATCCGCCAATTTTGGTTTTTTCTCCGGCACGTCGTGTACGTGATAATACCGTAAAACATACTTTGATTAATGCTGAAGCAACTGGTGAAGTAGTAATTAATGTCGTGAATTATGATTTGGTACAACAAACATCATTGGCAAGTACCGAATATGCTGAAGGTGTAAACGAATTTATAAAAGCAGGATTAACACAAATTCCGTCAGATTTAGTAAAACCATATCGGGTAAAAGAGTCTCCGGTGCAGTTTGAATGCAAGATTACGCAGATTATTCCGTTAGGAACAGAAGGCGGAGCAGGAAATTTGATTCTTTGCGAAGTCGTTAAAATGCATATTAACGAAGCTATTTTAGACGAAAACGGAGCAATAGATCAGCATAAAATAGATTTGGTTTCAAGATTGGGAAGTAATTGGTATTCAAGGTCAAATCAAGGACTTTTTGAAGTGCCAAAACCGCTTACAACTTTAGGAGTAGGCGTAGACGTGATTCCTAATTATATTAAGGAAAGCAAAGTGTTTGATGGAAATGATCTTGGAAAATTAGGGAATATAGAAGCCTTGCCTACAACGGAAGAAGTTAGTATATTTGTGAAAGAAAATTTTTCTGTCAAAGGAGTTCTAAGCTCAGACGATCAGGAAAAAGTACATTTAGAAGCTAAAAAATACCTGAATAAAGATGATATTTCATCTGCATGGAAAGTGCTTTTGGCTAAGAAATAA
- a CDS encoding HesA/MoeB/ThiF family protein: MSIIQEFLRYNRQTILPEIGDEGQEKLKKAKVLVIGAGGLGCPILQYIATAGVGFIGIMDFDTIEIHNLHRQILYTENEIGQSKSLIAKDVVSKLNPLIKVKAINEKLTTENASQIIQQYDIIVDGSDNFATRYLVNDTCVTLQKPLVYGSILKFEGQIAVFNHNGSKNLRDLFPEMPDPKDVPNCNLNGVLGTLPGIIGTMMAHETLKLILELPTLENELVLFNTLNWNFTKLNF, encoded by the coding sequence ATGAGCATTATACAAGAATTCCTCCGTTACAACAGACAAACTATATTACCGGAAATTGGCGATGAAGGACAAGAAAAACTAAAAAAAGCAAAGGTTTTAGTTATTGGCGCCGGAGGTTTAGGCTGTCCAATTTTACAATATATTGCGACGGCTGGAGTCGGTTTTATTGGGATAATGGATTTTGACACTATTGAAATTCATAATCTTCACAGACAAATTTTATATACCGAAAATGAAATTGGTCAAAGCAAATCACTTATTGCTAAAGATGTTGTTTCAAAACTAAATCCTTTAATTAAAGTTAAAGCTATAAACGAGAAATTAACGACAGAAAATGCAAGCCAAATTATTCAGCAATATGATATTATAGTTGATGGTTCTGATAATTTTGCAACTCGTTATTTGGTAAATGATACTTGTGTTACATTACAAAAACCTTTGGTCTATGGAAGTATTTTAAAATTTGAAGGACAAATTGCTGTTTTTAATCACAATGGAAGTAAAAATCTACGTGATTTATTTCCCGAAATGCCTGATCCAAAAGATGTCCCAAATTGCAATTTGAATGGAGTTTTAGGAACTTTACCAGGAATTATTGGAACCATGATGGCGCATGAAACCTTAAAATTAATCTTGGAATTGCCAACTTTAGAAAATGAATTAGTACTTTTTAATACGTTAAATTGGAACTTTACAAAACTGAATTTCTAG
- the aat gene encoding leucyl/phenylalanyl-tRNA--protein transferase produces the protein MHYIFEELFFPPVSEADEEGILAVGGDLNPERLELAYKSGIFPWFNEGEPILWWSPDPRMVLFLDELIISKSMRNVLNRNQFKVTLNASFKDVMLNCQKIERDGQNGTWISDEMIDAYCELNKKGIAKSIEVWQDEVLVGGLYGIDLGHVFCGESMFSKVSNASKVAFIALVNYLEKKNYKLLDCQVYNSHLESLGCREIDRDEFMSILKSK, from the coding sequence ATGCATTATATATTTGAAGAACTATTTTTTCCTCCGGTTTCAGAAGCTGACGAAGAAGGAATTCTGGCAGTTGGTGGCGATTTAAATCCGGAACGATTAGAGTTGGCTTACAAAAGCGGAATTTTTCCTTGGTTTAATGAAGGCGAACCAATTCTTTGGTGGTCACCGGATCCCAGAATGGTTTTGTTTTTGGATGAATTAATTATTTCCAAAAGCATGAGAAATGTATTGAATAGAAATCAGTTTAAAGTTACTCTTAATGCAAGTTTTAAAGACGTGATGTTGAATTGCCAAAAAATAGAACGAGATGGTCAAAACGGAACTTGGATTTCAGACGAAATGATTGATGCATATTGCGAATTGAACAAAAAAGGAATCGCAAAATCTATTGAGGTTTGGCAAGATGAGGTTTTAGTTGGAGGTTTGTATGGTATTGATTTAGGACACGTTTTTTGTGGCGAAAGTATGTTTTCAAAAGTATCAAATGCATCAAAAGTGGCTTTTATAGCTTTGGTTAATTATTTAGAAAAAAAGAATTACAAACTCTTAGATTGTCAGGTTTATAATTCGCATTTAGAGAGTTTAGGCTGTCGCGAAATTGATCGTGATGAATTTATGTCTATTTTAAAAAGTAAATAA
- the greA gene encoding transcription elongation factor GreA, translating into MSKVSYYTAEGLKKLKDELEHLKSVMRPKASQDIAEARDKGDLSENAEYDAAKEAQGLLEMRINKLEEVYSNARLIDESQLDVSKALVLSNVKIKNQSNGMEMKYTLVAESEADLKTGKISVTSPIGKGLLGKSVGEVAEITVPNGVLKFEILEISRD; encoded by the coding sequence ATGAGTAAAGTATCTTATTATACCGCAGAAGGATTAAAAAAATTAAAAGATGAGTTGGAGCATTTAAAAAGTGTAATGCGTCCTAAGGCATCTCAAGATATAGCAGAAGCAAGAGACAAAGGTGATTTATCTGAAAACGCCGAGTATGATGCAGCAAAAGAAGCACAAGGATTACTGGAAATGAGAATTAATAAACTGGAAGAAGTATATTCTAATGCAAGATTAATTGACGAATCGCAACTAGATGTTTCAAAAGCATTGGTTCTTTCTAATGTGAAAATTAAGAATCAAAGTAACGGAATGGAAATGAAATATACTCTTGTTGCTGAAAGTGAAGCGGATCTGAAAACTGGAAAAATCTCAGTAACTTCTCCTATTGGAAAAGGTTTACTTGGGAAATCAGTTGGTGAAGTTGCAGAAATCACAGTGCCAAACGGAGTTTTGAAATTCGAAATCCTTGAAATTTCAAGAGACTAA
- a CDS encoding HAMP domain-containing sensor histidine kinase produces MLFSERRNTTRWIIVSISFLIISLILWNTYTFFQIFKNEERLKMNLWANAQKTLVNADENTDLDLPLDILNNNTTVPVMLTMYDKVISSVNVPEEILADDNKSMAYLKNLKSENEPIFIDFAPGRRQEVYYGNSALLNKLKYYPVALLLIIFLFGALIYNFYRSTKMATQNKLWAGMAKETAHQIGTPLSSLIGWVEILKTEEIDQSITLEIEKDIDRLQTITDRFSKIGSVPVLEEHDIIAETLRTYKYLQSRFSKQVAFSYHAPEEPIFTMLNPTLYSWTIENLVKNAIDAMKGKGTLDLQIEQDTHHVKINVKDSGTGISKNQFKTIFEPGFTTKKRGWGLGLSLTKRIVEEYHCGKIKVLHSEIGRGTTFQISLNKKSAVK; encoded by the coding sequence ATGCTTTTTTCTGAAAGAAGAAATACAACCCGATGGATCATTGTTTCTATTTCCTTTTTAATCATCTCTTTGATTCTTTGGAATACTTATACTTTTTTCCAAATTTTCAAAAATGAGGAACGTCTTAAAATGAATCTTTGGGCAAATGCTCAAAAAACATTGGTTAATGCAGATGAAAATACGGACTTGGATCTTCCATTGGATATTTTGAACAACAATACCACTGTTCCGGTTATGTTGACGATGTATGATAAAGTTATCAGTTCTGTAAATGTTCCAGAAGAAATTCTGGCTGATGATAATAAATCAATGGCTTATTTAAAAAATTTAAAAAGCGAAAACGAACCTATTTTTATTGATTTTGCTCCCGGAAGACGTCAGGAAGTATATTATGGAAATTCGGCATTGCTAAATAAACTAAAATATTATCCAGTTGCTTTATTACTAATTATATTTTTGTTTGGTGCTTTGATTTATAACTTCTACCGAAGTACTAAAATGGCCACTCAAAACAAACTTTGGGCAGGAATGGCTAAGGAAACGGCACACCAAATCGGGACACCTTTATCTTCTTTAATTGGTTGGGTTGAAATCTTAAAAACAGAGGAAATTGACCAATCGATCACATTAGAAATAGAAAAAGATATTGACCGATTACAAACAATTACAGATCGTTTTTCTAAAATTGGATCTGTTCCTGTTTTAGAAGAGCATGATATTATTGCAGAAACCCTTCGTACTTATAAATACTTGCAATCTCGTTTTTCTAAGCAGGTTGCATTTTCTTATCACGCTCCCGAAGAACCTATTTTTACTATGCTTAACCCAACTTTATATAGCTGGACTATCGAAAACTTAGTAAAAAATGCTATTGATGCTATGAAAGGCAAAGGAACGCTGGATCTTCAGATTGAACAAGACACACATCATGTAAAAATAAACGTAAAAGATTCCGGAACGGGAATTTCTAAAAATCAGTTCAAGACTATTTTCGAACCTGGTTTCACCACCAAAAAACGCGGTTGGGGATTGGGACTTTCACTTACCAAAAGAATAGTCGAAGAATATCATTGTGGAAAAATAAAGGTCTTACATTCTGAAATTGGAAGAGGAACTACATTTCAGATTTCATTAAATAAAAAAAGTGCCGTAAAATAA
- a CDS encoding HIT family protein — translation MSIFTKIVNGEIPAYKITEDDNYLAFLDVNPNAKGHTLCIPKQEIDKIFEMDDELYLGLMKFSKKVAIALEKTVPCKRVGMAVVGLEVPHAHVHLIPLNEMDEMRFHNKVKLSKEEFEALAKSIAANL, via the coding sequence ATGAGCATATTTACCAAAATAGTAAACGGAGAAATTCCTGCATATAAAATTACTGAAGACGATAATTATTTGGCTTTTTTAGATGTAAATCCAAATGCTAAAGGACATACGCTTTGTATCCCGAAACAAGAAATCGATAAGATTTTTGAGATGGATGATGAATTGTATTTAGGACTAATGAAATTTTCTAAGAAAGTTGCAATAGCTTTAGAGAAAACAGTTCCATGCAAAAGAGTTGGAATGGCAGTTGTTGGTTTAGAAGTGCCACACGCACACGTTCACTTGATTCCGTTAAACGAAATGGATGAAATGCGTTTTCATAATAAAGTAAAGCTTTCTAAAGAAGAATTTGAAGCTTTGGCTAAAAGTATTGCAGCAAATTTGTAA